GGCAAGGAAAAGGCAATTATTCCAGCTGGCGAGCAGTACCGTTTTCTTTTATCTCTGCCTCCAGCTGCCCTGCGCCTGGAAAGTACCCTGATACAGCGCCTGCATAAATTGGGAATGTACCGCTTGGAGAGTTTTATAGACTTGCCCCCATCGGTATTACGGCGGCGTTTTGGTGAGGATTTGCTGTTGCGTATTGCGCAGGCTTTGGGTCATGTGGAAGAGTTTTTAGATTTTATCTATATCCCCCAACCTTATACCGAACGTCTCCCCTGCCTGGAACCGATACGTACAGCCAAAGGTATTGAGCTGGCTATTGCCCAATTACTGGATGCCTTATGCTTTCGACTGCGCCGGGAAGGTATGGGCTTGCGGCAAGCTTTACTGAAATGCTATCGGGTAGATGGCCGGATGGTAACGGTTTCTATTGGTACTCATAAACCCTCACACCATATGGGACACCTGCAAAAGCTACTAGGCATGCGCATTGCACATATTGAACCGGCTTTGGGTATTGAACTGTTTATTTTAGAAGCTTCGGGTATAGAACCGATTGAGCTATCTCAACAGGCCATTTGGGCTATTAGTTCTGAAGCAGATGAACTGCTGGTTATTGAGCTACTAGACCGTATTGCTATGCGGGCCGGAAAGAATGCCATACAGCGCTTTCTGCCACAGGAACATTACTGGCCAGAGCGCTCGGTAAAGAGCGTTACCAACCTGGATGAACAGCCCTCAATTCCATGGTCTGTCTACAGGCCCCGGCCTACGCAT
This genomic interval from Pseudopedobacter saltans DSM 12145 contains the following:
- a CDS encoding Y-family DNA polymerase, which produces MQKRYLSIWFKYLLPDALAILRPELKELPLIIVVKERGRQLVKYCNDIALKEGIKTGITVADARALVPDIILEDYEEGSERQLLKELGEWCIRFSPAVAIDGNDSLLIDLSGCSHLWNGEIPYLKDLLNRLKAKGYHVRGAIADTIGAAWAIARFGKEKAIIPAGEQYRFLLSLPPAALRLESTLIQRLHKLGMYRLESFIDLPPSVLRRRFGEDLLLRIAQALGHVEEFLDFIYIPQPYTERLPCLEPIRTAKGIELAIAQLLDALCFRLRREGMGLRQALLKCYRVDGRMVTVSIGTHKPSHHMGHLQKLLGMRIAHIEPALGIELFILEASGIEPIELSQQAIWAISSEADELLVIELLDRIAMRAGKNAIQRFLPQEHYWPERSVKSVTNLDEQPSIPWSVYRPRPTHLLACPEPIRVTAPIPDYPPILFIYKGKKHIIKKADGPERIEREWWLEAGEHRDYYTVEDEAGRRYWLFRSGHYHHQQDQWFLHGFFA